A stretch of the Filimonas lacunae genome encodes the following:
- a CDS encoding vitamin K epoxide reductase family protein → MIKDVFNGNEKAVSVIQKLLRLLKVPVTDSTISETLQNHPDYPSMLSLHDALHSWKIDTRIVRASIEDLDFYPLPFIADCNTKKGESYLLVTGVTENKITYYTDKQKPFVISRDEFLKIWSSITLFVEANEASGEKNYFESRKKERLSQNKLRLNIGIGLVMFILPIIAFSFGAASAGVTWGYSVLLSLKLAGLFFTSLLLWYEIDKVNPALQKLCTGGGKAMNCNAILNSKSSKLFSVISWSEIGFFYFSGSFLSMLIASLLPAENAFYIVSLLVLLNLCALPYTFFSIFYQWRVAKQWCLLCLSVQAVLALEFVTALSSGILSSSFVSITFKPFAAIPLLLVFATIGFWYLLKPLFIKVQNAKRSRRQFMRMKYNEEIFSTLLNKSKKIAYSTEGMGILLGNPAATNTIIKVCSPYCGPCANAHPEIEKLLENNNNLKVQIIFTASNDEDDFKAPPVRYLLAIAEKNNAEVTKKALDDWYQEGMLNFDAFAGKYPMNGELLRQASKLEAMDAWCDKVDIRYTPTFFINGNQLPAMYELKDLNYFLQ, encoded by the coding sequence ATGATTAAAGACGTTTTTAACGGTAATGAAAAAGCCGTATCAGTAATTCAAAAATTATTGCGTTTACTGAAAGTGCCTGTTACAGATAGTACTATATCTGAAACCCTGCAAAACCATCCCGATTATCCCAGTATGTTGAGTTTGCATGATGCATTACATTCCTGGAAGATAGATACACGTATTGTCCGTGCATCTATAGAAGATTTGGATTTTTATCCATTACCGTTTATCGCTGACTGTAATACTAAAAAGGGAGAAAGCTATTTGCTGGTAACCGGAGTAACTGAAAATAAGATTACCTACTATACAGATAAACAAAAACCGTTTGTTATATCGAGAGACGAATTTTTAAAGATATGGAGCAGCATTACATTATTTGTAGAAGCAAATGAAGCCTCCGGTGAGAAAAACTATTTTGAGAGTAGAAAAAAAGAGCGCCTTTCTCAAAATAAATTACGCTTGAATATAGGAATAGGACTCGTGATGTTCATATTACCTATTATCGCTTTTAGCTTCGGGGCTGCAAGTGCGGGCGTTACATGGGGTTACTCCGTATTATTATCACTAAAACTTGCCGGCCTTTTTTTTACAAGTCTCCTGCTTTGGTATGAAATAGATAAAGTTAATCCCGCTTTACAAAAGTTATGCACGGGGGGAGGAAAAGCGATGAATTGCAATGCAATCCTGAACTCCAAAAGTTCAAAATTGTTTTCTGTAATAAGCTGGAGTGAGATAGGCTTCTTTTATTTTTCAGGTAGCTTTTTATCAATGTTAATTGCCAGTTTGCTGCCGGCCGAAAATGCTTTTTATATAGTCTCACTGCTAGTCCTCCTTAATTTATGCGCATTGCCCTATACATTCTTCTCTATTTTTTATCAATGGCGAGTGGCAAAGCAGTGGTGTTTACTTTGCTTATCTGTGCAAGCTGTTCTGGCTTTAGAATTTGTTACTGCCCTTAGTTCAGGCATTCTATCTTCTTCATTTGTATCCATAACATTTAAGCCTTTTGCGGCAATTCCTCTTTTGCTTGTTTTTGCAACAATTGGATTTTGGTATCTACTAAAGCCCCTGTTTATTAAAGTGCAAAATGCTAAACGTTCTCGTAGGCAATTCATGCGAATGAAGTATAATGAAGAAATATTTTCAACTCTATTGAATAAGTCGAAAAAGATAGCCTATTCTACAGAAGGGATGGGGATTCTGCTGGGTAATCCGGCAGCAACCAATACCATTATCAAAGTTTGCAGTCCTTATTGCGGGCCATGCGCTAATGCTCACCCTGAAATAGAAAAACTTCTGGAGAATAATAACAATCTGAAGGTACAGATAATATTTACGGCTTCTAATGATGAAGATGATTTCAAAGCACCTCCAGTTCGTTATTTACTTGCTATTGCAGAAAAGAATAATGCCGAGGTTACCAAAAAGGCTCTGGATGATTGGTATCAAGAAGGGATGTTGAATTTTGATGCTTTTGCTGGTAAATATCCCATGAATGGAGAATTGCTCAGGCAGGCTTCTAAATTGGAAGCTATGGATGCGTGGTGTGATAAAGTTGATATAAGGTATACACCCACTTTTTTTATCAACGGCAACCAGCTGCCTGCTATGTACGAATTGAAAGATCTGAATTATTTTCTACAATAA